In the genome of Eggerthella sp. YY7918, one region contains:
- the infA gene encoding translation initiation factor IF-1 produces the protein MTKEDVIELEGTVLEALPNAMFRVELENGHKILAHISGKMRMHYIKILPGDKVTVELSVYDLNRGRITYRFK, from the coding sequence TTGACCAAAGAAGATGTCATCGAGCTTGAGGGCACTGTCCTTGAGGCTCTCCCAAACGCAATGTTTAGGGTGGAACTCGAAAACGGGCACAAGATATTGGCCCATATCTCCGGCAAGATGCGAATGCATTACATCAAGATTTTGCCGGGGGACAAAGTGACCGTGGAGTTGTCGGTCTACGATTTGAATCGCGGACGCATCACCTATCGATTCAAATAG
- a CDS encoding universal stress protein has protein sequence MWCSKVLVAYDGSAPSAKALDLARSIGEQDRNVEFVFVHIVKLYGMGTGAETVILDEANKVLADMEHIASDMPNSARTRLLKGTSPADLLLKCAQEEGCDLIVMGSRGQGGVKGYLGSVSYSVVQGSPIAVLIAKDTPQGAQKAGANN, from the coding sequence ATGTGGTGTTCCAAGGTGTTAGTTGCCTACGATGGGTCAGCTCCTTCCGCAAAGGCGCTTGACCTTGCTCGTTCCATCGGCGAACAGGATCGCAACGTTGAATTTGTGTTCGTTCACATTGTGAAGCTCTATGGCATGGGCACCGGTGCTGAAACAGTGATTCTCGACGAGGCGAACAAGGTACTCGCCGACATGGAGCATATCGCCAGCGATATGCCTAACAGCGCCCGTACGCGTCTTCTCAAAGGCACCTCACCCGCTGACCTGTTGCTAAAATGCGCGCAAGAAGAAGGTTGCGACCTTATTGTCATGGGAAGCCGCGGACAGGGTGGCGTGAAGGGATATCTCGGTAGCGTCAGCTATTCGGTCGTGCAGGGTTCTCCCATCGCCGTGCTCATAGCCAAAGATACGCCACAGGGCGCACAGAAGGCAGGGGCGAACAACTAG
- a CDS encoding MFS transporter, translating to MAAPSQEKLWTKSFILGTGVNFLLMVNYFSLMVVVADYAMKTYGAPASTAGLAASIFIIGALVARLMSGRIMDHIGRKRLLVVGAVLDVAFSALYLTGITFEALFVVRFLHGFAYGACSTTIGTIVTSLVPNGRKGEGIGYYMLSSTLSAAIGPFIGMILTSMVGFKVLFIVATTVAALSLLAATLLKAPEAPRVPRPQTKQHRIERPHLSNYLERSIIPIGSVCALLFFCYSSLLAFLTPFAAEQGLETAGSFFFVVYAIAMFVTRPFTGKLFDRRGDRIVMIPAFISFIAGMALLATVHQAFPLLVAAAFLGFGVGTVQSSGLALAVRITPDSRLGLANSTFYVLMDVGVGIGPLILGLAQPFWGYAGLFATMAGAAFVALMAYLLVSRPNGPMRRKLETQEKAQLE from the coding sequence ATGGCAGCACCTTCGCAGGAAAAGCTTTGGACAAAAAGTTTCATCCTCGGAACAGGCGTGAACTTTTTGCTCATGGTGAATTACTTTAGCCTCATGGTAGTGGTGGCCGACTATGCCATGAAAACGTACGGCGCCCCCGCCTCCACCGCAGGACTGGCAGCGAGCATCTTCATTATTGGTGCGCTTGTGGCGCGCCTGATGAGCGGGCGCATTATGGATCACATCGGACGCAAGCGCTTACTCGTCGTTGGCGCAGTGCTTGATGTGGCGTTTTCTGCATTGTATCTAACGGGCATCACTTTCGAGGCGCTTTTTGTGGTCCGGTTCTTGCATGGATTCGCATACGGGGCGTGCTCGACCACCATCGGAACCATCGTCACCTCTTTGGTACCCAACGGCCGCAAGGGCGAGGGTATAGGCTACTATATGCTCTCTTCGACCTTGAGCGCGGCCATCGGACCATTTATTGGCATGATCCTTACCAGCATGGTGGGCTTTAAGGTGCTCTTTATCGTGGCAACTACCGTCGCTGCACTCAGTCTGCTCGCGGCAACCTTGTTAAAAGCACCCGAGGCACCTCGCGTGCCGCGCCCCCAGACAAAGCAGCACCGGATTGAACGGCCTCACCTCTCGAATTATCTGGAACGAAGCATCATCCCCATCGGTTCGGTATGCGCCCTTCTTTTCTTCTGCTATTCAAGTCTACTCGCGTTTCTTACGCCGTTTGCCGCAGAGCAAGGACTGGAAACAGCTGGAAGCTTTTTCTTCGTTGTGTACGCCATCGCCATGTTTGTCACCCGTCCCTTCACCGGCAAACTGTTTGACCGGCGAGGCGATCGCATCGTCATGATTCCTGCGTTCATCTCGTTCATTGCCGGCATGGCGCTTCTTGCCACCGTCCACCAAGCATTTCCCCTTCTCGTAGCCGCAGCGTTTCTGGGATTTGGCGTGGGCACGGTGCAGTCAAGTGGACTGGCGTTGGCAGTGCGCATTACCCCCGACAGTCGACTCGGGTTGGCGAATTCGACGTTTTACGTTTTGATGGATGTGGGTGTGGGCATTGGTCCGCTTATCTTGGGACTGGCGCAACCGTTCTGGGGCTATGCGGGGCTATTCGCCACCATGGCGGGCGCCGCCTTTGTGGCGTTGATGGCGTACTTGCTGGTCAGTCGTCCAAATGGCCCAATGCGTCGAAAGCTGGAAACGCAAGAAAAGGCACAGCTAGAATAA
- a CDS encoding HD family phosphohydrolase, translated as MAKLEAGMTRDQAFALLQEHNKDPFHIEHGETVEQTMRYFAREYDPDNEEFWGIVGLLHDLDWEEHDDEPALHTIYAAPLIEAAGGTPELIRAIQSHTSDFNPELPKPELQMEKILFATEELTGLIGAAIVMRPSKSVMDFEVKSLKKKFKDKRFAAGVDREVIRSGAEMLGWELDELFARTIEAMQSFAPDKDTFQPAE; from the coding sequence ATGGCGAAGCTTGAAGCTGGCATGACGCGTGACCAGGCGTTCGCGCTGTTGCAGGAGCACAACAAAGATCCGTTTCACATTGAACATGGCGAAACGGTCGAGCAGACCATGCGTTACTTCGCGCGTGAGTACGATCCCGATAACGAGGAGTTTTGGGGCATCGTCGGTCTGCTGCACGACCTCGATTGGGAGGAGCATGACGACGAGCCGGCTCTGCACACCATCTATGCGGCACCGCTCATTGAAGCGGCCGGCGGCACGCCCGAACTCATCCGCGCCATCCAAAGCCACACCTCCGACTTCAATCCTGAACTGCCCAAGCCGGAACTGCAAATGGAGAAGATTCTCTTTGCCACCGAAGAGCTTACGGGTCTTATCGGCGCCGCCATTGTAATGCGCCCCTCAAAGAGCGTCATGGACTTCGAGGTCAAATCGCTCAAGAAGAAATTTAAAGATAAGCGCTTTGCGGCAGGCGTTGACCGCGAAGTTATCCGCAGTGGTGCGGAGATGCTCGGCTGGGAGCTTGACGAACTGTTTGCCCGCACCATCGAAGCCATGCAATCGTTCGCGCCCGACAAAGACACCTTTCAGCCCGCTGAATAG
- a CDS encoding putative manganese transporter yields MEEVLHIAGHVLEHSVADTLYIIPFLFITYVAMEWLEHKTGGKTEAAIKRAGAAGPFIGAVVGVVPQCGFSAAAATLWAGRVITLGTLFAVFLSTSDEMLPIFIAEQVPLIVILKIIGAKIIIGMVMGFLVDAALRIARRIDIPLHIHDLCEQEHCHCHDGEGGILKSALKHTLQVTLFIFVITIVLNGVLEVVGEDVLGEFLSANPALSVFGSALVGLVPNCAASIVIAQLYVEGVLGSGAMLAGLLVSAGVGLLVLVRTNRRPKENLAIIAGLYATGVVWGLIVNALGIVF; encoded by the coding sequence ATGGAAGAAGTCTTACATATCGCAGGTCATGTGCTTGAGCACTCAGTGGCCGACACGCTCTACATTATTCCGTTTCTGTTCATCACCTATGTTGCTATGGAGTGGCTTGAACACAAAACGGGCGGCAAGACCGAGGCGGCTATCAAGCGCGCGGGTGCGGCGGGACCGTTTATTGGGGCCGTAGTTGGCGTTGTGCCGCAGTGCGGTTTTTCTGCGGCCGCAGCGACGCTGTGGGCGGGGCGTGTCATCACGCTTGGGACGTTGTTCGCGGTATTTCTCTCCACTTCCGATGAGATGCTGCCCATTTTCATCGCGGAGCAGGTTCCGCTTATCGTCATCCTTAAAATCATCGGTGCGAAAATCATCATTGGCATGGTCATGGGCTTTCTTGTGGATGCGGCTTTGCGCATCGCGCGGCGCATCGACATACCGCTGCACATCCATGATCTGTGTGAACAGGAGCATTGCCATTGCCACGATGGCGAGGGCGGCATCCTCAAAAGCGCGCTCAAGCATACGCTTCAGGTGACCCTGTTCATTTTCGTCATCACTATCGTACTTAACGGCGTGCTTGAAGTGGTGGGCGAGGATGTGCTCGGCGAATTCCTGAGCGCGAATCCGGCGCTTTCGGTGTTTGGCTCAGCGCTGGTGGGCCTTGTCCCTAACTGCGCAGCAAGTATCGTCATTGCACAGCTTTACGTGGAAGGCGTGTTGGGTTCTGGCGCTATGCTTGCAGGCTTGCTTGTATCGGCGGGCGTGGGCCTGCTCGTACTTGTGCGCACGAACCGCCGTCCCAAGGAAAACCTCGCCATCATCGCAGGACTTTACGCAACCGGCGTTGTATGGGGCCTCATTGTCAACGCTCTCGGCATCGTATTCTGA
- a CDS encoding helix-turn-helix domain-containing protein, with the protein MGMGTYEYACIAFGDDLYQDDVATALAEIFDIGVHLGGLTGQEIVHAFIASGLAVQFERQNPVYIAGKSASELITLLVPYVGKVKLPCSIERFERTPDYWLGWMLGVFQVRTGCPYRRIFQKVPYDELVGMYYPLHEATEERFIEALDQRLRRPLSITQLRMLRDAAGLSQAELAQKANVGLRSIQMYEQRNKDINKAQFTTLVRLSRVLHCDAEALLEVG; encoded by the coding sequence ATGGGCATGGGAACTTACGAATATGCTTGCATCGCGTTTGGCGATGACCTCTATCAAGATGATGTTGCTACAGCTCTCGCTGAAATATTCGATATTGGAGTGCATCTGGGTGGCCTCACAGGGCAGGAAATAGTCCATGCGTTTATAGCAAGCGGCCTTGCGGTGCAGTTTGAGCGTCAGAACCCAGTATATATTGCAGGCAAGTCGGCAAGCGAGCTTATCACTCTCCTTGTGCCGTATGTGGGCAAGGTAAAACTGCCCTGTTCAATTGAGCGATTTGAACGTACTCCCGACTATTGGCTTGGATGGATGCTTGGGGTTTTTCAAGTGAGGACGGGATGTCCCTATCGACGGATATTCCAAAAAGTGCCGTATGATGAGCTTGTAGGCATGTATTATCCCCTTCACGAGGCTACCGAAGAAAGATTCATCGAAGCGCTTGATCAGCGTCTGCGTCGCCCTCTGTCGATTACACAGTTGCGCATGCTTCGCGATGCAGCTGGTTTGTCGCAAGCAGAGCTCGCGCAAAAAGCAAATGTGGGGTTACGCTCTATCCAAATGTACGAGCAACGTAACAAAGATATTAATAAAGCGCAGTTTACTACACTTGTACGGCTTTCTCGCGTACTTCATTGCGATGCGGAAGCTCTGCTCGAAGTCGGCTAG
- a CDS encoding DUF3990 domain-containing protein, with protein sequence MDEFPKIENAQKITLFHGSRVRVEQPQYGAGNPFNDYGRGFYCTEFRQLACEWACPTTSDGYVNEYLLSTEGLQILDLDSLEDAGLRWLATLVAHRRFDATTPLMAQAKQFMLDQYEMPLDGFDVVVGYRADDSYFSFARAFLDNMISLSQLQRALRLGNLGRQVMVRSQKAFDALMFVGAEAVEGELWHTHRVARDERARRAYRDMATTETLSEDDIFMLDLLRGA encoded by the coding sequence ATGGATGAGTTCCCGAAAATAGAAAACGCGCAGAAGATTACGCTATTCCATGGGTCGCGCGTGCGTGTGGAGCAACCTCAATATGGTGCAGGTAATCCCTTCAACGATTATGGTCGAGGTTTCTACTGTACGGAGTTTCGACAACTTGCTTGTGAATGGGCCTGTCCTACTACTTCGGATGGATATGTGAACGAATATCTCCTCTCAACGGAGGGACTCCAGATACTTGATCTGGACTCTCTTGAAGATGCGGGGTTGCGATGGCTCGCGACGCTCGTCGCGCACAGACGCTTTGATGCAACAACTCCGCTTATGGCGCAAGCAAAGCAGTTTATGCTCGATCAGTACGAGATGCCGCTTGACGGTTTCGATGTGGTGGTGGGGTATAGGGCCGACGATTCGTACTTTTCTTTCGCGCGGGCGTTTCTTGATAATATGATATCGCTCAGTCAATTGCAGCGTGCTTTGCGTTTGGGCAATCTTGGCCGCCAGGTGATGGTCCGATCGCAGAAGGCATTTGATGCGTTGATGTTTGTAGGGGCAGAAGCGGTCGAGGGGGAACTGTGGCATACGCATCGGGTGGCACGAGATGAGCGCGCCCGCCGGGCGTACCGTGACATGGCGACTACAGAGACGCTATCCGAAGATGACATATTTATGCTTGATCTGCTGCGAGGAGCGTGA
- a CDS encoding helix-turn-helix transcriptional regulator, protein MDKLMSTAGQTIRAMIVVALAFVHSYWIPKLFIVPLQVPMLGDWAMAAFDGFVTVLYVAITVMAHCFSHFLARESTTIVSVCISIVGAFVLLLGTRVLGPVVLLAGIALYCIGSYWLNLFIHISLAQMNSKQYLAGVALAFPVARFAAALLANFDIQAALVLGALLPVAMYMLSCKGARTVLASYSANPSPYDLNVTNPSSFLPFTNKFFVALFLFVFVYATLPASEADAVQHPLPLLTVIVPVLVIGYQVVTRRSPKADFLFQVAALLMVAAVLVPLVSSNVQAILQSDFAACGLSFAELLLYWYAVILLGSRNTLSILPTLAWGRAALSTGATVGDIVKIATVGDPGIMAFVSAGVAFLFIGYNLVALKRFDFDVMASRTVPVRVVPERVDTAQETDRSDDDTVDRILVDWFHLTPREVEVCLLLARGRSYRYIENKLVLSRNTVKSHIKNIYSKMDVHSQQALIDVCEELLKSGQGETEAKEKFVKENSAV, encoded by the coding sequence GTGGACAAGCTGATGTCGACAGCCGGACAGACGATCCGTGCGATGATCGTGGTCGCGCTTGCTTTCGTGCATAGTTACTGGATACCGAAGCTGTTCATCGTTCCCCTGCAGGTTCCAATGTTGGGTGACTGGGCCATGGCGGCGTTCGACGGATTCGTCACGGTTCTGTACGTGGCGATCACCGTCATGGCACATTGCTTTTCGCATTTTCTTGCGCGAGAGTCGACGACTATCGTGTCGGTATGCATATCCATAGTAGGTGCTTTCGTGCTACTTCTGGGCACCCGAGTACTAGGCCCGGTCGTGCTGCTAGCTGGCATTGCCTTATATTGCATTGGCTCGTACTGGCTGAACCTCTTTATCCATATTTCATTAGCGCAGATGAATTCGAAGCAGTATTTGGCCGGGGTTGCGCTGGCGTTTCCCGTAGCACGCTTTGCGGCTGCTCTTCTAGCGAATTTCGATATACAAGCGGCGCTCGTTTTAGGGGCGTTGTTGCCAGTGGCTATGTATATGCTTTCATGCAAAGGAGCGCGTACGGTGCTTGCTTCGTATTCGGCGAATCCTTCACCCTACGACCTGAACGTGACGAACCCTTCTTCATTTCTTCCATTTACGAACAAATTTTTTGTTGCTCTGTTCCTCTTCGTTTTTGTGTATGCTACGTTGCCCGCCAGTGAGGCTGACGCCGTTCAGCATCCACTTCCACTGCTTACAGTCATTGTTCCTGTACTGGTTATCGGATATCAGGTGGTGACGAGAAGAAGTCCAAAGGCTGATTTTCTCTTCCAAGTGGCTGCCTTGCTGATGGTTGCGGCGGTGCTTGTTCCTCTCGTCTCTTCGAACGTGCAAGCAATTTTGCAAAGCGATTTTGCTGCATGTGGATTGAGCTTTGCTGAGCTGCTTCTATATTGGTATGCCGTTATCTTGCTCGGATCACGCAACACTCTTTCCATTTTACCTACGCTCGCATGGGGCCGTGCCGCGCTCAGCACGGGTGCAACGGTTGGGGATATTGTCAAGATCGCTACCGTAGGCGATCCCGGCATCATGGCGTTTGTGTCTGCAGGAGTAGCGTTTTTGTTCATTGGCTACAATCTCGTCGCGTTGAAGCGGTTCGATTTCGATGTGATGGCAAGTCGCACCGTTCCCGTCCGCGTGGTCCCCGAGCGTGTTGATACTGCGCAAGAAACTGATCGCTCCGATGACGATACCGTTGATCGTATTTTGGTTGATTGGTTCCATCTGACGCCACGGGAGGTCGAAGTGTGTCTACTCCTCGCTCGCGGCCGCAGCTACCGGTATATCGAGAATAAGCTCGTTCTCTCGCGGAATACGGTTAAATCTCATATCAAGAATATCTACTCGAAGATGGATGTTCACTCGCAGCAAGCCCTGATCGATGTGTGTGAGGAGTTGCTCAAATCGGGGCAAGGGGAAACGGAGGCAAAAGAGAAGTTCGTCAAGGAGAATTCCGCCGTTTAG